The following proteins come from a genomic window of Alicyclobacillus dauci:
- a CDS encoding acyl-CoA dehydrogenase family protein produces MGTFTFTTAQIPKEAEKLRLEIRQLLKEEQEHFLPSCDAWLGGFSPEFSKKLGQMGYIGMTWPKKYGGHERSQFERYVVIEELLAAGAPVAAHWIADRQMAPLILRHGNEEQKMRFVPEIAKGNSYWAIGMSEPNAGSDLAAVQSKLEPDGDGFRLSGQKLWSSGAHACHYMMALVRSSSAGKTRHEGLSNVVVDFTDECVEIRPIYLMNGEHHFNEVIFHDVFIPKENVIGEIGDGWRQVTEELAFERSGPERFLSTFPLLTTLVEATKSNPQLFSSEIAPLIAELTALRELSLSIAGVLGNGGNPAVEAALVKDAGTTFERKVTEVAERIFETVPEQGNAERFSHLLAQALMHGPGFTIRGGTNEILRGIVARGLGLR; encoded by the coding sequence TTGGGGACATTTACCTTTACAACTGCTCAAATACCGAAAGAGGCTGAAAAGCTGCGATTGGAAATACGCCAGCTGTTAAAGGAAGAACAAGAACACTTTCTACCGAGTTGTGATGCGTGGCTCGGCGGATTTTCTCCGGAGTTTAGTAAAAAGTTAGGGCAAATGGGTTACATCGGTATGACTTGGCCGAAAAAATACGGCGGACACGAGAGGTCACAGTTTGAACGATACGTTGTCATCGAAGAACTTCTCGCCGCTGGAGCTCCCGTCGCGGCACATTGGATTGCTGATAGGCAAATGGCGCCTTTAATTCTCCGGCATGGGAACGAGGAACAGAAGATGAGATTCGTTCCAGAGATTGCCAAGGGGAACTCGTATTGGGCAATTGGGATGAGCGAACCGAATGCAGGGTCTGATTTGGCCGCTGTACAATCCAAACTCGAACCGGATGGGGATGGGTTTCGTCTGTCTGGTCAGAAATTGTGGTCAAGTGGCGCGCATGCCTGCCACTACATGATGGCCTTAGTTCGCAGCAGTTCAGCAGGTAAAACACGCCATGAAGGTCTCAGCAACGTTGTCGTTGACTTTACAGATGAGTGTGTTGAAATACGCCCGATATACCTGATGAATGGAGAACACCACTTTAATGAAGTCATCTTCCATGACGTGTTTATCCCGAAAGAGAATGTAATTGGAGAGATAGGCGATGGGTGGCGACAGGTTACAGAGGAGCTGGCGTTTGAACGCAGTGGTCCAGAGCGTTTCTTGAGTACCTTTCCCCTTCTGACGACACTGGTGGAGGCAACAAAGTCCAATCCGCAACTTTTTTCTAGTGAAATAGCGCCTTTGATTGCAGAGTTGACTGCTCTTCGAGAACTATCCCTTTCAATTGCAGGCGTTTTAGGCAATGGGGGTAACCCAGCTGTTGAAGCGGCTCTCGTTAAGGATGCGGGTACGACGTTTGAAAGAAAGGTGACCGAAGTTGCGGAACGAATTTTTGAAACCGTGCCGGAACAAGGTAATGCTGAACGCTTTTCACATCTTCTCGCACAGGCGTTAATGCACGGACCTGGTTTTACGATTCGTGGAGGAACCAACGAAATCTTACGCGGCATTGTAGCGAGGGGGCTAGGATTACGATGA
- a CDS encoding CoA-binding protein, with protein sequence MDALLSPKSIALIGVSADIEKISGRLLPILQAYRFPGRIYPINPKRTEICGLTCYATLLDLPESPDVAVLLTPNTAVPNLLRQAVDKGVPYVLIYSSGFNEVGGDGERLAQEVQDLVCGTNTRALGPNSEGFYDLGSAVALSFSPVLDPLRGRVPLKQGGTVVLSQSGGLGFAIADQLESNGIGIRAIVTTGNELDLEIVDFLKYYAGEPDVDRIVLFFEGIRDLGAWRSALSKVQASGKTALAIHIGSSQVGVEAVRAHTGQTPSSDEVQELLHSLNIAQFADLDDLIDFTLRDSRSQGSCQSRVAIVSTSGGAGIWCADLAPEYGLRVPRLSIDLVRKLQPVLPGYASLLNPIDVTAQAIFDGSICSALSSILSLDDFDAVLFVATLGYDHKLINDPQFQELLQNSKKPISVFSYTPPSSEAKVLLESLNIPVSTSPRQALRQITRCLQEYSQTDNADGDVETVRKQP encoded by the coding sequence ATGGACGCGTTACTTTCTCCAAAGTCAATTGCGTTGATTGGTGTCTCAGCGGATATAGAGAAGATCTCCGGTCGATTGTTGCCGATTCTACAAGCGTATCGTTTTCCCGGACGAATCTATCCCATCAATCCAAAACGGACAGAGATTTGTGGTCTAACGTGTTACGCGACACTACTGGACCTACCAGAATCTCCGGATGTTGCCGTGCTATTGACCCCCAACACGGCGGTCCCTAATCTTCTGAGACAGGCGGTGGACAAAGGTGTACCCTACGTCCTCATTTATAGCTCAGGGTTTAATGAAGTGGGAGGGGATGGAGAGAGGTTAGCTCAGGAGGTTCAGGACCTTGTTTGTGGTACAAACACAAGAGCGCTCGGACCGAATAGCGAGGGTTTTTACGATCTCGGTTCAGCTGTCGCCCTCTCATTTAGCCCCGTCCTTGACCCGTTGCGTGGTCGAGTCCCTTTAAAGCAGGGAGGAACGGTCGTTCTTTCCCAAAGCGGAGGGTTAGGCTTCGCTATCGCAGACCAATTAGAGTCGAATGGAATTGGAATTCGTGCTATCGTCACCACCGGAAATGAATTAGACCTTGAGATTGTCGACTTTCTGAAATATTACGCAGGGGAGCCGGATGTCGACCGAATTGTATTATTCTTCGAAGGCATCCGGGACTTGGGCGCATGGCGCTCTGCTTTAAGTAAAGTACAGGCAAGCGGGAAAACTGCTTTGGCGATACACATTGGGTCCTCACAAGTCGGAGTAGAGGCTGTACGTGCTCATACAGGACAGACCCCTTCTTCGGATGAGGTTCAAGAATTGCTTCATAGTCTCAATATTGCACAATTTGCGGACTTGGATGATCTCATTGACTTTACGCTTCGCGATTCACGAAGTCAGGGCAGCTGCCAGAGTCGCGTTGCTATCGTATCGACGTCGGGAGGCGCAGGTATATGGTGCGCCGATCTCGCTCCTGAATACGGGTTGAGGGTACCCCGACTCTCCATTGACCTAGTGAGAAAGTTGCAGCCTGTTCTTCCTGGTTATGCAAGTTTATTGAACCCAATTGATGTCACGGCGCAGGCCATCTTTGACGGGTCCATATGCTCTGCGTTGTCTTCGATACTTTCGTTGGATGACTTTGATGCCGTCTTATTTGTCGCCACACTTGGATACGACCACAAACTCATCAACGACCCTCAATTTCAAGAGCTTCTTCAGAACTCTAAGAAACCGATTTCAGTCTTCTCTTATACACCGCCTAGCAGCGAAGCAAAAGTACTGCTAGAGTCTCTAAATATTCCTGTTTCTACTTCGCCACGCCAGGCACTTCGTCAGATAACGAGGTGTCTTCAGGAATATTCGCAGACCGACAACGCAGACGGTGATGTTGAGACCGTCCGGAAACAGCCGTAA
- a CDS encoding acyl-CoA dehydrogenase family protein, with the protein MDFQLTDTQKQIRETAWRMASSFPITYWRQKDKDEEYPWEFVKLFADGGWMGVMIPERYGGMGLGVTEAALILHEVAASGAGMSGASAIHFCVFPPSPIIRHGNEQMKATYLPRLAAGQMLVAFGITEPNAGSDTSRIETRAEQRNGAWVINGQKVWTTNAQNAEKILLLTRTSARDEKSPLEGMTLFFTDFDRKYCTIRKIDKLGRAAIDSNEVFIENLPATDGDIVGEVGKGFYHLLSGLNPERIVLAAEAIGIGRCALRIASEYAANRQVFGRLIGQNQAIAHPLAKVWAALESAELMVLKAAWLYDHGNSCAKEANAAKYLAAEAAFQACDAAVQTLGGFGYAKEFDVERLWREVRLYKIAPISQEMVLNYLSHKALNLPKSY; encoded by the coding sequence ATGGACTTCCAACTAACCGACACACAGAAACAGATTCGTGAGACGGCTTGGAGAATGGCTTCCTCGTTTCCAATCACGTATTGGCGTCAAAAAGATAAAGATGAGGAGTACCCATGGGAGTTTGTGAAGTTGTTTGCCGACGGCGGATGGATGGGGGTAATGATTCCTGAACGGTATGGCGGCATGGGATTAGGTGTTACCGAAGCAGCTCTGATCTTACATGAAGTGGCAGCATCCGGAGCAGGTATGAGTGGGGCTTCTGCAATCCATTTTTGTGTATTCCCACCCTCGCCTATCATTCGCCATGGCAACGAACAAATGAAAGCAACGTACCTACCACGACTTGCAGCCGGACAGATGCTTGTCGCTTTTGGCATTACGGAACCTAATGCTGGTTCCGACACATCACGAATCGAAACAAGAGCTGAGCAGAGGAACGGTGCTTGGGTCATCAATGGACAAAAGGTATGGACAACCAACGCTCAAAATGCTGAAAAGATTTTACTCTTAACTCGCACAAGCGCGCGGGATGAAAAAAGTCCATTAGAGGGTATGACACTGTTCTTTACTGACTTCGACCGGAAGTATTGCACAATCCGAAAGATTGACAAATTAGGTCGAGCGGCAATTGACTCCAATGAAGTTTTCATCGAGAACCTCCCGGCCACGGATGGTGATATCGTCGGCGAGGTGGGGAAAGGATTCTATCACTTGCTAAGCGGATTGAACCCTGAACGGATTGTACTAGCCGCAGAGGCCATTGGAATTGGCCGCTGTGCATTGCGGATTGCGTCTGAATACGCCGCAAACCGCCAGGTTTTTGGCCGCTTAATTGGGCAGAATCAGGCCATTGCACATCCACTCGCGAAGGTGTGGGCTGCGCTGGAGAGTGCGGAGTTGATGGTGCTAAAGGCGGCATGGTTGTATGACCATGGGAACTCTTGCGCGAAGGAAGCGAATGCGGCAAAGTATTTGGCTGCGGAGGCGGCATTCCAGGCTTGTGATGCTGCGGTACAGACCCTAGGTGGATTCGGTTATGCGAAAGAATTTGACGTAGAGCGTTTATGGCGCGAAGTTCGTCTGTATAAAATTGCGCCGATATCTCAGGAAATGGTACTTAACTACCTCAGCCATAAAGCGCTTAACTTACCGAAATCCTATTAG
- a CDS encoding IclR family transcriptional regulator, whose translation MESSKTSDTSEILTSLYRAMGVLEAFSFADELTLNEIVEKTGLPKTTAFRAVKTFLALDYLCYDPKNRKYTLSPKLFRLGFIAINARPLSRWARPLMEEVRNEFGEAVHLNIRSGDERMCIESLASTYQLQVDMPVGHRSPLYAGATAKVLLAAMSDEEIDSYIKRVSLVKLTEHTVVDTAKLWHDILDIRKFGHAMSVSERVKGVVSVSVPIYGNGDETVAALSVLIPTARSEDSDISRIRESLLQKAKELSRRLGGHQRATVHGGHA comes from the coding sequence ATGGAATCAAGTAAAACATCAGATACGTCGGAAATTCTGACCTCTTTGTATCGAGCGATGGGGGTTTTGGAAGCGTTCTCATTTGCCGACGAACTTACCCTCAATGAGATTGTTGAAAAAACGGGTCTTCCCAAAACGACCGCGTTTCGAGCGGTAAAAACGTTTTTGGCACTCGATTATTTGTGCTACGACCCCAAGAATCGCAAGTATACACTATCACCGAAACTCTTTCGCCTAGGTTTCATTGCCATTAATGCACGCCCGCTTAGCAGATGGGCACGGCCTTTGATGGAAGAGGTAAGAAATGAGTTTGGAGAGGCGGTCCACCTCAATATCCGTTCTGGGGATGAACGCATGTGTATTGAGTCGCTGGCGAGTACGTATCAATTACAAGTTGACATGCCTGTCGGCCATCGGTCGCCGCTTTACGCTGGGGCAACAGCGAAGGTCCTTTTGGCTGCGATGAGCGATGAAGAGATTGATAGTTACATCAAGCGAGTTTCCTTGGTTAAGTTGACCGAACATACTGTCGTTGATACTGCAAAGCTATGGCATGACATCCTTGACATTCGAAAATTCGGCCACGCAATGAGTGTGAGTGAAAGAGTTAAAGGTGTTGTTTCGGTAAGTGTACCCATCTACGGAAACGGGGATGAAACCGTAGCCGCACTATCGGTGCTGATTCCAACGGCTCGTTCTGAGGATTCGGATATCTCACGGATTCGTGAAAGTTTGCTGCAAAAAGCGAAAGAATTGTCTCGACGGCTTGGGGGACATCAACGTGCTACGGTACATGGGGGACATGCTTAA
- a CDS encoding S1C family serine protease: MDSTITAGIISAAGRTLQIGDREYPNLLQTDAAINRGNSGGPLINLRGEVVGMNTVVSQSSQGIGFAIGAGLLRKQIADILAEK, translated from the coding sequence TTGGATAGCACCATTACCGCCGGCATCATTAGTGCTGCGGGTCGCACACTCCAAATCGGGGATCGCGAATACCCGAACCTTCTTCAGACCGACGCCGCCATCAACCGTGGCAACAGCGGTGGGCCACTGATTAATTTGCGTGGTGAAGTAGTGGGGATGAACACAGTTGTTAGTCAGAGTTCGCAAGGGATTGGGTTTGCGATAGGGGCAGGATTGTTACGGAAACAGATTGCGGATATCTTGGCGGAGAAATAA
- a CDS encoding 3-oxoacyl-[acyl-carrier-protein] synthase III C-terminal domain-containing protein, translated as MSSRIVIDEVSVYHPEKVVNNQYYIEYFQKRGQDISRLLNALGRDNRYVADYERETTLTMAIEASKRVLKKSKLNGKDLDMMTFVSGTPEYFWPPNAVAVHHAVQGKADAIVYDMNVACVGMVVAVDQVSRNMLSNRFVKRALVVGSEQMHRYARKEEAVTYASFGDGACAMILEKTIDRDAGFIDSTYHVNTESVDKIVLPACGVSRMYENNVSDFEKRIHWQNVNNDNGFLFTVEMIEKLLERNHLTIQDVAAYCFSQLSRKNIFRVQEALNEDISKFPIVGTEYGYTGAASPFMALERAVAEGTVKRGDYVVFWSIGAGTSACALLCKY; from the coding sequence ATGTCATCAAGAATAGTCATTGACGAGGTATCCGTTTACCACCCTGAGAAGGTTGTAAACAATCAATATTATATTGAATACTTTCAGAAACGCGGCCAAGATATTAGTCGTTTACTCAATGCTTTGGGTAGAGACAATCGATATGTTGCGGACTACGAAAGAGAAACAACATTAACGATGGCAATTGAAGCGTCCAAGCGTGTATTAAAAAAATCCAAGCTCAACGGCAAAGATTTGGACATGATGACTTTTGTGTCCGGAACACCTGAATATTTCTGGCCCCCTAACGCCGTAGCCGTTCATCATGCCGTGCAGGGTAAAGCAGACGCAATTGTTTATGATATGAATGTCGCTTGTGTTGGCATGGTCGTGGCAGTAGACCAAGTGAGCCGCAATATGTTATCGAATCGCTTTGTAAAACGTGCCCTTGTCGTCGGTTCTGAACAGATGCACCGTTACGCAAGAAAAGAAGAGGCTGTGACTTATGCCAGCTTTGGCGATGGTGCATGTGCAATGATTTTGGAAAAGACGATTGATAGAGACGCTGGTTTTATCGACTCAACGTATCACGTTAATACGGAGTCTGTCGATAAGATTGTATTGCCAGCTTGCGGCGTGTCTCGTATGTACGAAAATAATGTATCCGATTTTGAAAAACGGATTCACTGGCAAAACGTCAACAATGATAATGGGTTTCTGTTTACTGTGGAAATGATTGAAAAACTCCTAGAACGCAACCATTTGACGATACAGGATGTAGCTGCGTATTGCTTTTCTCAACTGTCGAGAAAAAACATTTTTAGGGTTCAAGAGGCACTAAACGAGGATATTTCAAAGTTTCCGATTGTTGGTACGGAATACGGATACACGGGTGCAGCAAGTCCTTTTATGGCACTGGAAAGAGCTGTAGCTGAAGGGACCGTCAAGCGAGGCGACTATGTGGTCTTTTGGTCCATTGGAGCCGGAACGTCGGCTTGTGCCTTGCTTTGCAAATATTAG
- a CDS encoding IS1380 family transposase, whose protein sequence is MNFNPRVKMNFDGGDLTSDAGLLLYKEFDHKLGLSEAVEELLVVHDSVFHRDHPNSDVVLQKLYQHIAGYHTDDHADDLAVEPLLTMLLGKESLASQPTLSRFNDKADIATSKSLECVNETLQRRVYAIKPQNQFVFDLDSSSFAAYGKQHGANFNYHYQQHGFHPLFCFDGLTGDCLRAELRAGNVYTSRQVVRFVGPILNRYGRLNPDSLIVIRGDSGFAVPGLFELAETKGHKYAIRLKSNARLQSITQVMADQLLNAERLHKRQVHYREFMYQASSWEHARRVVVKMERPAGELLFQFTFIVTNMTLQPKNIIRFYCQRGHMENFIKEAKNGFACDKMSSTDFEANVVKLQLAILAYNFNNWFRRLCVPEKMQSSRMETLRTKLVKVAGKLAHSGRYWTWKLCSSCVYRKEFIQTLKNVAALPQFG, encoded by the coding sequence ATGAACTTCAACCCCAGGGTGAAAATGAATTTTGACGGCGGCGACTTGACCTCGGATGCTGGACTGCTCCTATACAAAGAATTCGATCACAAACTGGGCCTATCCGAAGCGGTAGAAGAACTGCTCGTGGTTCATGATTCGGTCTTTCATCGGGATCATCCAAATAGCGACGTGGTTCTTCAGAAACTGTATCAGCACATAGCTGGCTACCATACAGACGATCACGCAGATGATTTAGCTGTAGAGCCATTGCTAACTATGCTGCTGGGAAAGGAAAGCTTGGCCTCACAACCTACTTTGTCTCGTTTCAACGATAAAGCGGATATTGCGACTTCCAAATCTCTGGAGTGTGTGAATGAAACGTTGCAGCGTCGCGTGTACGCTATAAAACCCCAGAACCAATTCGTTTTTGATTTGGATTCCTCCAGCTTTGCTGCCTACGGAAAACAGCATGGAGCGAATTTCAATTACCACTACCAGCAACATGGATTTCATCCGTTGTTTTGCTTTGACGGTCTGACCGGTGATTGTCTGCGAGCAGAGCTTCGTGCAGGCAACGTATACACTTCCCGTCAAGTCGTCCGGTTTGTGGGACCAATTCTGAATCGATACGGTAGGCTGAACCCGGATAGCCTCATCGTCATTCGTGGCGATAGTGGGTTTGCCGTTCCAGGGCTGTTTGAGTTGGCGGAAACCAAGGGTCATAAATACGCCATCCGCCTCAAGTCAAACGCACGGCTACAGTCCATTACGCAGGTCATGGCGGATCAATTACTAAACGCTGAAAGATTACACAAACGACAAGTCCATTACAGGGAATTCATGTATCAAGCATCCAGTTGGGAACATGCCCGCCGGGTGGTCGTGAAGATGGAACGTCCGGCTGGTGAACTGTTGTTTCAATTCACATTTATCGTGACCAATATGACGCTGCAGCCCAAGAACATCATTCGCTTTTACTGCCAGCGCGGTCATATGGAGAATTTTATCAAGGAAGCCAAAAATGGATTTGCGTGCGATAAGATGAGCAGTACAGACTTTGAAGCGAATGTCGTGAAACTCCAGTTAGCCATACTTGCGTATAACTTTAACAACTGGTTTCGCCGATTGTGTGTACCAGAGAAAATGCAATCAAGTCGGATGGAGACTTTGCGAACCAAACTGGTCAAAGTTGCGGGGAAGCTAGCTCACTCTGGCCGATACTGGACTTGGAAATTGTGCAGTTCGTGTGTGTATCGAAAAGAGTTCATTCAGACGCTTAAAAACGTAGCCGCATTACCGCAGTTCGGTTGA
- the cimA gene encoding citramalate synthase yields the protein MESVLLLDTTLRDGMQGEGISLTVADKLRIAEKLDQLGIAYIEGGFPAANPKDQEFFQHALTLPLKHAKLTAFGSTRRPTGTAKEDEGLRALIDSGAPVITIVGKAWDFHVTEALRLPFEANLDMIEDSVRWLKEHDREVIFDAEHFFDGYQHNPDYAIATLQAAVKGGVDFVTLCDTNGGTLPGQVGEIVKRVCELVSVPVGVHTHNDCELAVANTLAAVTAGATMVHGTINGIGERCGNANLASIIPNLELKMGKSCLPSPDHLRLLTQTSRFVGEIANLVPHSYQPFVGHSAFAHKGGIHVSAIARNPDTYEHVRPDLVGNERRILVSELSGLSNLQHRAAELGFDVEHRKDDVRALLAQIKELEYQGYQFEGAEASEELLFVKALGEYRDWFEFDFMRVEATKGNDSTIISQAIIKLSVDGEMVHTVAEGNGPVNALDAALRKALQPFYPSIKTMHLTDYKVRVLDEKDGTAAKVRVLIESTDGSRVWRTIGVSENVIEASWEALVDSMNYFLVRVMPEPRHAELTATTR from the coding sequence ATGGAGAGCGTTCTTTTGTTGGATACGACCCTTCGGGATGGGATGCAAGGAGAGGGTATCAGCCTTACAGTCGCAGACAAACTTCGCATTGCTGAGAAACTGGATCAATTGGGAATTGCTTATATCGAGGGTGGATTTCCCGCCGCTAATCCAAAGGACCAAGAATTTTTCCAACACGCCCTTACCTTGCCATTGAAGCACGCGAAACTGACGGCATTTGGCAGTACACGGCGTCCAACGGGCACAGCGAAGGAGGACGAAGGACTACGGGCTTTGATTGATTCCGGGGCACCCGTCATCACGATTGTCGGAAAAGCGTGGGATTTTCATGTTACTGAGGCACTCCGACTACCGTTCGAGGCCAACCTTGACATGATTGAGGATTCGGTGAGGTGGTTGAAGGAGCACGACCGAGAGGTCATTTTTGATGCGGAACACTTTTTTGATGGGTATCAGCACAATCCTGACTACGCCATTGCCACGCTTCAGGCGGCAGTGAAAGGTGGCGTAGATTTCGTGACGCTCTGTGACACGAATGGGGGAACATTGCCTGGACAAGTGGGAGAAATCGTCAAACGCGTGTGTGAACTTGTTTCGGTTCCTGTAGGTGTTCACACCCACAACGACTGTGAACTGGCAGTGGCCAATACACTCGCTGCGGTGACAGCAGGCGCCACGATGGTTCATGGAACCATCAACGGGATTGGTGAGCGTTGTGGAAATGCAAATTTGGCGTCCATCATTCCAAATCTTGAACTGAAAATGGGTAAATCTTGTTTACCGAGTCCGGACCATTTACGACTGCTGACGCAAACGTCAAGGTTTGTGGGCGAGATCGCGAATTTGGTTCCGCACAGCTATCAACCTTTCGTTGGGCATAGCGCGTTTGCGCATAAAGGTGGAATTCACGTCAGCGCCATAGCCCGGAATCCAGACACGTACGAGCATGTCCGTCCCGACCTGGTCGGGAACGAACGGCGAATTCTCGTTTCGGAGTTATCTGGCTTGTCCAATTTGCAGCACCGTGCGGCGGAACTTGGTTTCGATGTCGAGCATCGCAAGGATGACGTCCGCGCCCTGTTGGCTCAAATCAAGGAACTTGAATATCAAGGTTATCAATTTGAAGGGGCAGAGGCCTCAGAAGAACTGTTGTTTGTGAAGGCATTGGGTGAATATAGAGATTGGTTTGAGTTCGACTTCATGCGTGTCGAAGCTACGAAGGGCAACGATTCAACGATTATTTCGCAAGCTATCATCAAGTTGTCTGTCGACGGGGAAATGGTTCACACGGTTGCAGAGGGGAATGGACCTGTCAATGCCTTGGATGCCGCTTTGCGTAAGGCATTGCAACCGTTCTACCCGAGCATCAAGACGATGCATCTAACAGACTACAAAGTTCGCGTCCTGGATGAGAAAGACGGAACGGCGGCGAAAGTTCGAGTGCTTATCGAGTCAACGGACGGATCGAGGGTCTGGCGGACGATTGGCGTGTCGGAAAACGTCATCGAAGCGAGTTGGGAGGCGCTGGTCGACAGTATGAACTATTTCCTGGTTCGTGTCATGCCAGAGCCGCGCCATGCGGAACTTACGGCAACCACACGGTAA
- a CDS encoding PAS domain-containing protein, translating to MISNNALLHKHHTSYEAYMSVFHNHPDAVYILDLDGYYHHCNPATFVVLGRTSNDYVNKRFGDFTSDPSQLELMQTAFENAINRQPQTTEQNTIFKRHWFPQSFMTK from the coding sequence ATGATCAGTAATAATGCTCTACTTCATAAACATCACACAAGTTATGAAGCTTATATGTCCGTTTTCCACAACCACCCTGACGCGGTCTACATTTTAGATCTCGATGGTTATTACCACCACTGTAATCCGGCCACATTTGTGGTCCTAGGACGCACATCGAACGATTATGTCAACAAGAGGTTTGGAGACTTCACTTCAGATCCGAGTCAGCTTGAGCTAATGCAGACAGCGTTTGAAAATGCAATTAATCGTCAACCACAGACGACGGAACAAAACACTATTTTCAAACGACATTGGTTCCCGCAATCGTTCATGACGAAGTGA
- a CDS encoding PAS domain-containing sensor histidine kinase, producing the protein MQNELRQSQEILAQAQCIAHVGNYTWDLVTNEIRSSNETMRIYGLPVNTVLSYDTMMAMIHPRDRTRVMEAIARSLNEPDVVHDTEIRVIRSDGNIRMVHLHGSTHYDEFGQPVQMFGTVQDITDRKRTEEALRKSEKLAVAGELAAGMAHEIRNPLTTLKGFLDLIRTIESEEKREEYYRIMDGSIKQIELISGEMLALAKPQVKCLAERDVTDILRTVVQLLNAEAILHDVEIHIEAPYRPIKIICDENQIKQVFVNITKNAIESMPSGGRLTITMGEQDQLVTITFTDTGCGISNDRIRKLGEPFYTTKEKGTGLGLMVSNKILADHHGHMSFESEVGKGTKVTVTLPIVSAESKGA; encoded by the coding sequence ATGCAGAACGAGCTTCGACAAAGTCAGGAAATCCTGGCACAGGCACAGTGTATCGCTCATGTAGGGAATTACACGTGGGACTTGGTGACCAACGAAATTAGGTCTTCCAACGAAACCATGCGGATATACGGACTCCCCGTTAACACCGTCCTATCCTACGATACAATGATGGCCATGATTCATCCACGGGATCGGACTCGGGTGATGGAAGCCATTGCTCGGTCACTGAATGAACCGGATGTTGTCCACGACACGGAAATTAGGGTCATTCGTTCAGATGGAAACATACGCATGGTTCACCTGCACGGATCAACACACTATGATGAATTTGGACAACCAGTGCAGATGTTCGGTACGGTGCAGGATATCACAGACAGAAAACGCACTGAAGAAGCTCTTCGTAAATCCGAAAAATTGGCTGTGGCGGGAGAATTAGCAGCTGGAATGGCTCACGAAATTCGCAATCCGCTCACGACATTGAAAGGCTTTTTGGACCTGATCAGGACCATCGAGTCGGAGGAAAAACGGGAAGAGTACTATCGCATTATGGATGGGTCCATCAAACAAATTGAACTCATCTCTGGTGAGATGCTTGCACTTGCAAAACCACAGGTGAAGTGTTTAGCCGAAAGGGATGTTACCGACATCCTTCGCACAGTTGTTCAATTGCTCAACGCTGAAGCGATTCTTCATGACGTTGAAATTCACATCGAAGCGCCATACAGACCTATAAAAATCATCTGTGACGAAAACCAAATCAAGCAAGTGTTCGTCAATATCACGAAGAACGCAATTGAATCCATGCCGTCCGGAGGCAGACTCACGATCACGATGGGCGAGCAGGATCAACTGGTAACTATCACCTTTACCGATACGGGGTGCGGTATATCGAATGACCGAATCCGGAAACTGGGCGAGCCGTTTTACACGACAAAAGAAAAAGGTACCGGGCTCGGGCTAATGGTGAGCAACAAGATCCTGGCTGACCACCATGGCCACATGTCTTTTGAAAGCGAAGTTGGCAAAGGCACCAAGGTGACTGTCACACTTCCAATAGTCTCCGCAGAATCAAAGGGAGCGTAA